One genomic segment of Drosophila melanogaster chromosome 3R includes these proteins:
- the CG11964 gene encoding uncharacterized protein encodes MDIGELLAFKPEQTPKRPHDDEDDEFDLASSHGKRGGVDEKTKRMRRIADAKESAHYVKQSGGATGGSGTSAFEFDPELTEEERLNILKYVENEEADGDVLDEQSLKKLILVFEKRNLKNQEMRIKFADSPEKFMDSEVELHTVIQELKGVATVPDLYPILVDLHGLHSLLELLAHQNTDIAVAVVDLLQEVTDVDILGESQEGAESLIEALRKEQICALLVQNLERLNEQVKEEADGVHNTLAIVENLTEIDSEFVKEAAEQGLLAWLLKRLRGKSPFDPNKLYCSEILSILIQTENENRLLLGSLDGVDVLLQQLAVYKRHDPASNEEQEYMQNLFNCLCSALMARENRDRFLSGEGLQLMNLMLREKKMSRNGSLKVLDHAMAGQDGRDNCNKFVEILGLRTIFPLFMKTPKRNKQRLISADEHEEHVTSVIASMLRNCKGTHRQRMLAKFTENDHEKVDRLLELHLKYLAKVEAIDKEIDQQAKDPTIDEDEEAENNYIKRLTGGLFTLQRIDYILLEVSATGDTVKQRVLQILNLRGASMKTIRSIMREYAGNLGDGDTDWREQEQNHILSLVDRF; translated from the exons ATGGACATCGGCGAACTGCTGGCGTTTAAG CCGGAACAGACGCCAAAGCGTCCGCacgacgacgaggacgatGAATTCGATTTGGCGAGCTCGCACGGAAAACGGGGCGGTGTCGATGAGAAAACCAAACGCATGCGGCGCATCGCCGATGCCAAGGAGTCCGCACACTATGTCAAGCAAAGTGGAGGAGCCACCGGTGGCAGTGGCACTTCCGCCTTTGAATTCGATCCGGAACTGACAGAGGAGGAACGCCTGAACATCCTGAAGTACGTGGAGAACGAGGAGGCCGATGGCGATGTTCTGGATGAGCAGAGCCTGAAGAAACTGATACTGGTGTTCGAGAAGCGTAACTTGAAGAACCAGGAGATGCGCATCAAGTTTGCCGACAGTCCCGAGAAGTTCATGGACTCCGAGGTGGAGCTGCACACGGTAATCCAGGAGCTGAAGGGCGTGGCCACGGTGCCCGATCTGTATCCAATTCTCGTGGATCTGCACGGCCTGCACAGTTTGCTCGAACTGCTGGCACATCAGAACACAGACATAGCCGTGGCCGTGGTAGATCTGCTGCAAGAAGTGACCGATGTTGATATCCTGGGCGAAAGTCAAGAGGGTGCCGAATCCTTGATTGAAGCACTGAGAAAAGAGCAAATCTGTGCTCTGCTTGTCCAGAATCTGGAGCGACTGAACGAACAGGTTAAGGAGGAAGCCGATGGCGTGCATAATACGCTGGCCATAGTGGAAAATCTTACCGAAATCGATTCGGAATTCGTGAAGGAAGCCGCTGAACAGGGACTGCTCGCCTGGCTGCTGAAACGGCTGCGCGGCAAGTCGCCCTTCGATCCCAACAAACTCTACTGCAGCGAGATACTTTCCATACTTATACAAACGGAGAACGAGAACCGATTACTGCTGGGTTCTCTGGATGGCGTGGATGTGCTGCTCCAGCAGCTGGCTGTCTACAAGAGACACGATCCCGCTAGCAACGAGGAGCAGGAGTACATGCAGAACCTCTTCAATTGCCTTTGTTCCGCTCTGATGGCCCGCGAGAATCGCGATCGTTTTCTCAGCGGCGAGGGTCTGCAGCTGATGAACCTAATGCTGCGCGAGAAGAAGATGTCTAGAAATGGATCGCTCAAGGTGTTGGATCATGCCATGGCTGGCCAGGATGGCAGAGACAACTGCAACAAGTTTGTCGAAATTCTCGGCTTGCGCACCATCTTCCCACTCTTTATGAAAACCCCCAAGCGCAACAAGCAGCGCCTAATCTCCGCCGATGAGCATGAGGAGCATGTGACCTCCGTAATCGCATCAATGTTGCGAAACTGCAAGGGCACACACCGCCAGCGAATGTTGGCCAAGTTCACGGAGAATGATCACGAGAAGGTGGATCGCCTGCTGGAGCTGCACCTCAAGTATCTGGCCAAGGTGGAAGCCATAGACAAGGAGATCGATCAGCAGGCTAAG GATCCCACCATTGATGAGGACGAGGAGGCGGAGAATAACTATATAAAACGACTGACCGGCGGGCTGTTCACGCTGCAGCGCATCGACTACATCCTGCTGGAGGTCAGTGCCACTGGCGACACCGTCAAGCAGCGTGTACTGCAGATCCTTAACTTGCGCGGCGCTTCCATGAAGACCATTCGCAGCATAATGAGGG AATACGCTGGCAACCTGGGCGATGGCGACACCGACTGGCGGGAACAGGAGCAGAACCACATATTATCTCTAGTCGATCGTTTCTAA